ttatatagaaagtaaaataatgccaagacaccacggacaaacgataaggaagaatcaccttcaacataagaaactagttattaaagtcattaatacataaccaaataaaaagtgcaaaagattaaaaataaaaagtattacactaaacacttgtcttcaccaagtgatgtaagaaacttaggtaaacatggcctttgattgtcaagaactcttacgatcaatcatgtatcccgagatgactcacacactctatgatggacaatggatgatggtggtggatgatggtgttgtgatggtggtgggtggtgggtgaagtgtgagagaggtggtgtgccaagggatgagttgcaagtgaaccaagcactcctatttataggctgaacagaagctcgggcacggccccgtgtccgttgggcatggccccgtgtccatccttctctctttcttcattaattgcagtttgtctgcattagttgaccacgcccccgtgtccgctgagcacgaccccgtgtggagaagcatatctgtactatcaagactggcctggatttcgcgaatcttatagttgaccacggccccgtgtccgctgagcacggccccgtagtgggcgatggaagcttctacaactttgtcttttctactaacacttgggcacgcccccgtgctcactgagcacgaggcgtgttccccttctgttctcttgttttgcttcgggtcaggcatgccacgtttgttccttttcttgtatttgtgttagatttagctgcctttttgcttcttttgtttatttgagctcatttaatcctgaaaatacaaaaggaagacaaaaacacacttttttccaacattagtactaaaaaagggttagttttatgccacaactgatgtaatttatatgtttcattttgtgcacatcatttCCCGAATCCGAACACTTTCTTTTTTGACTCGAGCCGGAGCTTTCTTCACCCAACAAGGATACCGGCGACCACTTTTGATTTGTTCTAACAACCTCCCAAGCCACAATATGAGCAAAGTCATATCCTTCTTTGTTTTTGTAATCCTTTAGCGCTTGCTTCATTACAAAAGCATCGTCACTTCCGCTAGGACGTAAACGAtcctaaaataataaattatcAGCAACTTAATccaaatacttcattaaaaataaaccGTATATAAATAATAAAGTATACCGCTTGATGATATTAACTGTTGAATGTGTTCAATTTTGTTTGCATTGCGAGCCATTTTGATCGAACTTGGTGGTGGGTTCGGTTAATTCCTCCGACCGTTTGATTGAAGTGGTTTAGAACTTGCTTCCAAAAACCATCTGCCTTTTGTTGATTGCCTTTCTTTTTATTCAAAGTGCAATGAACATAAGCCTTTTccaacgcctcttcttgtttAGGGGTCCAATTGTCCCATTTCGCTTTTCCTCTTCTTTCTGGTGCGGCTTCATTTTGGTTCACAGGATTTTCTTGAACTGCAACATCTTCATCCTCATCATAATGTTGGTCTTGGGTATCCGGCACGAACTCTTCATCGGAGTCATCTTGTATGTCTCTTGGTGATTGTGAGCTTGGGGTTTGAAAAGCTCTCGGTGATTGTGAGCTTGGGGTTTGaaaagcaaacgggtcaaaagcatttTAGGCGTCTAGGGAGTAATCATAATAACTGGGTCGAACCATCATCGGACCGTGTTGCATCCAATTTTGGAGGGATTGGCTATCATAACCGAAATTTGGATGCATGGGTTGGTTAAAAAATGGAGGTTGGGTTCGATTCGCAAACCCAAGTTGGGGATGAAATGACACACTAGAACCACCCGAACCACCGCGTTTATCTTGAGCCCTCGCCTTCAAACCGGATCCTACATTTTTTTTTCTTGCCTTCACCTTTGTTTGAGCCTTCCATttttttgaaaagatttgaaagaTTGAGTGTGAATTGTAGTGAATATGGAGGTTGAGTTTGTTTTGTGAAAATGGAAATGAATTTGTTTAATTTATAAAgttaaaaattgaattttttttattaatgtcAACGGCTGTATAGCCGTTTGAAAACAACTTTCCCGAGCGGCAACATGTCCACGATCGAGATTCACACAGCGCGGCAAAGGGGGTAGGCGGCAGTGTTCCCGAGCGGCAAACCCCTTTGCCGATCCCCTTTGCCGCTCCACTCCGTATCCCCTAAACACTTTTAATAGCACATGCAATGATTTTTCAAACAAAACATTTAAAATTCATGTTCAATAATGTTTCATGGAACTCTTCCAAAACAAACATCATTTCATGTAACTCTCATTGTTATCTAAGTGTGTGATCATCAAGAAAAAGTCTCGTTTACCTCGGAATCTCTGATCCCAACAAAATCACCAAAAGGAAAAAAATTCAAATCTTTAATAGTCATCTAGAATAACTGACAAAGGATATCTTCATTGACGGATTAGTTTTCCATTCATTTTTGAAcaacggatttttttatattaGTTGTACATGTGCTGTGCATATTCTAGAATCAATGTAATTGAGGAAATAATCAATCACCTCCTCTATAGTAGGAAACTAGTTACGATTATTTGTATATATGTATCCTTGAGATGAAATGCAAGACACACAAAATATTCATACCATAAACACCTAGCCGCCGTTTTTTTTTTCTCCGTTTCTCCGACCAGCAATGACTAGAAAAGAAGATTCGTCTTCAACCTCGGTCACGACCGAACCCAAACACCTTCATCCCGTTTACTCTGTCACCAATATACACAACAAAATCCGCACTCTCGATGGTGAGAAGGTCACATATTCTGCCTGGGTTAAGTTATTCCGTCTCCACGCAAAAGGCTATGAGGTCCTAAAACACATCGATGGTACTGAACCACCTGCTAAAGACGACGAGGGTTACGACTCTTGGGCTAAGGTGGATTCCATCGTGTTGCAATGGATATATGGAACCATCTCGGACGATCTTCTTGTCCGGATCTTGGATGACCACACGACTGCTCAACAAGCGTGGAACAAGTTGCAATCAATTTTTCAGAACAACAAAAACTCCCGAGCATCGTCTCTGTTACATGCTTTCACTAACACTACTTTGGCCTCATGCGCCCCTCTCAAAGAGTACTTCCATAAATTGAAAGACATGTCCGAGCAACTCAAGGATGGGGATCAACCGGTCACCGAGTCGAGGTTAGTATTGCAAATGGTTCAAGGTCTACCACCTGAATATGACACGACCGCATCATTCATTAATCAATCTTCTAACATTTCATGGGATGATGCGCGTGACATGATTGAGCGTGAACAACGAAGACAGGCGGCTCGTCAACAAACTGCTCTCATGGCTCCTCGTGGACCGTCTACTTTTGCCGGGTCCCAACCGAATCAGACACCTCCACAACAACCCTTTACTCCCTCATATCAAACACCTCCGCCACCCTCCTATAACCCCGCCCAACAATACGAACAATATCATCGAGGAGGCCGCGGACGCGGTCGCGGTAGAAATACCTACCGTGGAGGCCGTGGTCGCGGGCACAATAACTCCTACAACTACACACCCACTGGATACCAATCCCCACCACCCACCGGCACCTACGGTTGGTGGAACTCACCACCGCCCCCATGTCCTTATCCTTCCCAGTCTCCTTGGACAACTTACTGGTCCAGACCACCTCCACAAACATCCAACCCACCAGCCCCACAACCCAACCAACCCAATACACCTTACGGCCCACCTCCCGGTTACGGGTTAACAGCCCAGCCGGCCCAACAACCACCAGCAGCCTAGACTTATGGCCCGCCTCCACCAGCCTATCCTACACCACCCATTGACCCACTTCAGTTAACTGAACTAGGCGCGACCCTATCGACACTCACCTTAAACCAACCGGACCCGGCTTGGAATATGGACACGGGCGCTTCCTCACATGTTACTGCGGATCAAGGTTCGATTCAATCTCATTTATCAAATTCTATTAATGCTAATATTCTTGTAGGTAATGGCCAATCGTTGAAAATTTTGGGCTCGGGACATGGCTTTCACAAGACACCTAACCACACCTATAACCTTAACAATATATTATATGCTCCCACCGTAGTTAAAAACCTTATTTCAGTACGTAAATTTACCCGTGATAACCTTGTTTCTATCGAATTTGACCCTAATGGTTTTActttgaaggatctcaagactgGACAACCCCTTTCCCGCCATGATAGCACCGGTGATCTTTACCCGTTCACACAACCAACTCAAGGTTTTTTGGCAACTTCTTCCGGCTCAAATAAGTGGCACGACCGTCTTAGACATCCCGGCTTAAAAGTTTTACAATTTCTTTCTAGTCATTTTAATATTTCTTGTTCCAAGGATAATTTTGGTCATTGCAACTCTTGCCATTTATCGAACAGTAAACGACTTCCTTTTGGTGATTCTAATTCATTTACATTTGCTCCATTTGACATTGTGCATTGTGATTTGTGGACCTCACTGGTCATTAGTAATGCATCTTATAAATATTATATGGTCCTTATAGATAATTTCAAAAATTACGTATGGGTATACCCTTTGAAATTTAAATCAAAAACTTTTCCTACCTTTGtcaagtttcacaaatttattcAAAAACCCAGTTTCATAAAAATATCAAAGCTTTTCAATGTGACTTAGGCGGGGAATTTGACAACCATGCTTTTCACAACTTTGCAAACTCCCAAGGCCTCACCTTTCGTTTCTCATGCCCTCAAACCTCACCCCAAAATGGTCGATCGGAGTGTATGATTCCACGACTCAATGATATCATTCGAACCCTTCTCACACACGCTCACATTCCGCCCACCTTTTGGGTAGAAGCTCTCCATACTGCCGCATGCTTACATAACATTCTTCCAACCACCCGCCTAAACTACAACACCCCTACCTTTGCCTTATTCTTATGTCACCCAACTTATGACCACCTGCGAGTTTTTGGGTGTGCGTGCTACCCGAATGAATCAGCCACGCAACCAAACAAACTCCTCCCACGGGCTCACCAGTGCATATTTCTTGGCTACCCACCCAACTTCCGAGTTTACCGTTGCTTGGACCCCATTACGGGCAAAGTCCACATCTCCCGACACGTCATTTTTTATGAAACCAGCTTTCCTTTTGATCACCCCTTACCCACTACCTCTTACCAATTCCAATTCCTTGATGATGACCCTGTTCCTTTAACACCTTACACTTTCCCCTCACACCCACCACCCATACGGCTTCACCAAACACCCCTCCAACCAATCATCAACCACCCACACCGCCTCCTAACccacacccaccaccaccccctCCCTCACCACCACATACCGAACCCATACCTGCCCCAAACCAACCCACGGgtccaccgtcaccaccacctaACAACACCCATCATATGACCACTCGAGCCAAAGAAGGTATACGAAAACTGAATCCTAAATATAACCTTCATACCGAAACTTCAGCCATCTCACCAATACCCACCTCTCATGTGAAAGCTTTAAACGACCCAAATTGGCAACGGGCCATGCACTACGAGTTTCAAGCACTAATGGAAAATGATACATGGGAATTGGTCCCTCGACCTCAGTCTCATTTGGTTATTCGGTGCATGTGGTTATTCAGACATAAATTTAAACCGGATGGAAACTTGGACCGATACAAGGCATGCCTTGTAGTAAATGGAAAATCCCAAACCGTTGGTATCGATTGCACTGATACATTTAGTCCGGTTGTTAAACCGGGTACCATACGAACAGTTCTTTCTCTTGCGATCTCACGCGGTTGGCCCATAAACCAATTAGATGTTAAAAACGCCATTCTGCACGGCAACTTGCAAGAAACTGTTTTCATGCACCAACCACCCGGTTTTGTTGATGACTCAAGGCCTAACTTTGTATGTCGCCTGCGTAAATCCTTATACGGGCTTAAACAAGCTCCACGAGCATGGTATAGCAGGTTCTCGAGTTTCCTAACCTCACGAGGTTTTATAAGCAGCTTGTGTGACacatctttgtttatttattgcCACGGTGATAAAATTGCATATCTGTTATTATATGTCGACGACATTATCTTGACAGCTTCATCGGATGACCTGCTTCGGAACGTCATCAACATGCTTTCACGGGAATTTGCTATCACTGGTATGGGTGCATTAAATCATTTTCTGGGTATTACAGTTCAACGGGATTCTTCCAGTTATTTATGTCTCAAACCCATACGCACGGGATATCCTACACCGTGCAAACATGACAAATTGCAAACCATGCGCGACACCAGTTGATACCTCTTCGAAACTTAGTGCAACAGAAGGCGAACCATTACCAGACGGAACTCTTTATCGAAGTCTAGCAAGGGCACTTCAATATTTAACCTTCACTCGGCCAGACATTACATATGCGGTTCAACAAGTTTGTTTGTTCATGCACGACCCGCGTGAACCACATTTTGCCTTCCTGAAACGCATTCTAAGGTATATTCACGGCACACTAGATTTTGGTTTACGATTGACCCAAGGCCCCAGCAGCTCTCTCGTGGCATATTCAGACGCTGACTGGGGCGGTTGTCCGGACTCCCAACGCTCCACTTCAGGTTTTTGTGTCTACATGGGACATAACCTTTTATCTTGGTCCTCTAAGCGTCAACCCACGGTCTCTCGTTCGAGCGCAAAAGCTGAGTACCGGGGGGTTGCCAATGCAGTTGCTGAAACAACATGGCTACAAAACCTTCTGCTTGAATTACATACACCAATTCACCAGGCCACCATCGTATATTGTGATAACATATCCACAGTCTACTTGTCAGAAAATCCTGTTCAACACCATAGGACCAAGCATGTGGAGCTTGACATTCACTTCGTTTGCGAGAAAGTCCATCTTGGTCATGTTTGTGTTTTACATGTTCCTTCTCCCTATCAGTATGCCGACATATTCATGAAAGGATTGTCTCGACAATTGTTTGAAAACTTCCGTTCCAGCTTGACCGTTCGTCAAAACTCACGCTCCAGCTGAGGGGGCGTATTAGCTGTACATGTGCTGTGCATATTCTAGAATCAATGTAATTGAGGAAATAATCAATCACCTGCTCTATAGTAGGAAACTAGTTACGATTATTTGTATATATGTATCCTTGAGATGAAATGCAAGACACACAAAATATTCATACCATAAACTCGTTTATTTTAATCCCTATCGTCATAGAAACTTGAACTCAAGACCCTCTTTCAAATCCAGATGTTTAAAAGTTTTGCCTTTATCAACGAACCACTACCCTGTTGGTTCATTGATGGATTAGTGACACGGTGGATCCCATCTAAAGCCcgaaaggaaaagaaaagaaaacaaaaataagattCTAATAGTAGTTGGTGATCCACCAGTAAAACAACACTAGAGAATTATCGAACACCAATATCTTCATCAACGGTTAGTGCTGAATTCTGTCGTCATAAAGCAACTAAGTTATATTGATTATCTATAAGGCTATCTAGCGTTGGTATCCATTAAAAATACCGATTGCACCATTGATCAAATTTAATATAGTTTAAACATGTTTTATAAGAATTCTTATTTAtcaaatttaatataaaaaatattaaaaaaaaaaatcatttttacgcTATAgggacgacatgtcgtctctacaGGGTCTCCTACCTCAGAAAGAAAGAACGAAAGCCTAATAGAAACGACAAGTCGTTTCTATAGccttttttacaaaaaataaaaaaaaaactttaaaacttTTAGAAACAATACGTCGTCTCTATATGATtatctttttaataaaaaatcaacATTTCGTACTTATAGCAAAGACTTGTTGTCTCTATAGGATTTTATTATAGATAAAATAATTTCACATTTTTCACCAATAGAAACGACTTGTCGTCTCTATAGTATTTTCTTTTAAAGAAAACAATTTAATCATTTTCACCTATAGAGACGATACTTCATTTCTATAGGATAttcttttaaataaaataatttaaaattttcACTTATAGAAACAACATGTCGTCTATATAAGATTTTCTTTGAAAAGAATGTCAAATATTGTTTTTAGCTAGAGAGacaacatgtcgtctctataagtcttaaaaaataaataaaaatatatattaaaaaatttgtTTTTCCAGGTTTTTAAATAGAAAGATACCAATAATTAAACAAATTTAAACCTGTTAACACACGTTAAACAAAACTATACACCCAAATATCATAAATTAAACATGCATTACAAAACAAAGTAATCTAAATCAAATGTAGTATATACCAACACAACGCAAACTAAACTAAGTAGCTAACcgtcatcttcatcatcaccactATCATCACCCCTACGATCACGACTACCACTACCATCACCCCTATGATCACGACTACCACTACCATCACCGCGATTACTAGGTAGAAGTAGAAATTTTCTATTTATAACTTGCTCCTTTCTTTTAAAAGCACTTGCCATTTGTTCCAATTGTTGGTTAAATAGTCGCCGCATCTATTCTTGCATTTGTTCCAATGGTTGGTTAACTTGTCTTTGAACTTGTTTTTCGACTCGTCTATGAAACTCTTGTTCATTTCTTTGTACTTGTTCTTCCACTCGTTTTGAAATATTTTCTTCAATTACATCACCAACATTTTGTTGCCAATATTCTCGTTGGGTGAGCTGTCTACCCGAGGACAACTCCGGGGTTGGCTTTCTCACCACATGTCCAACACCCTTTATATGACCACGCCTTTCCCCTAGAGATATGTAACACCAAAAAATATCGAATGATATAAATCTATCtattataataaaagaaatcaagttttagacacgtgtcattcataaaaggtatcctcaaatctatatttatcttatattaactaactaaataaataataaattaatattatatctaatcatactttaataaaatattatcatcaaatctaaattgttaatttaatatattattaaaacaaatacttctctttcctacttatcatatattaaatacataaataataaattaatattaaatgttatcctaatttattaatgatataattt
The sequence above is drawn from the Helianthus annuus cultivar XRQ/B chromosome 12, HanXRQr2.0-SUNRISE, whole genome shotgun sequence genome and encodes:
- the LOC110893081 gene encoding uncharacterized protein LOC110893081, which gives rise to MTRKEDSSSTSVTTEPKHLHPVYSVTNIHNKIRTLDGEKVTYSAWVKLFRLHAKGYEVLKHIDGTEPPAKDDEGYDSWAKVDSIVLQWIYGTISDDLLVRILDDHTTAQQAWNKLQSIFQNNKNSRASSLLHAFTNTTLASCAPLKEYFHKLKDMSEQLKDGDQPVTESRLVLQMVQGLPPEYDTTASFINQSSNISWDDARDMIEREQRRQAARQQTALMAPRGPSTFAGSQPNQTPPQQPFTPSYQTPPPPSYNPAQQYEQYHRGGRGRGRGRNTYRGGRGRGHNNSYNYTPTGYQSPPPTGTYGWWNSPPPPCPYPSQSPWTTYWSRPPPQTSNPPAPQPNQPNTPYGPPPGYGLTAQPAQQPPAA